The Montipora capricornis isolate CH-2021 chromosome 3, ASM3666992v2, whole genome shotgun sequence genome window below encodes:
- the LOC138041095 gene encoding putative nuclease HARBI1 — translation MRRCEVIERFRLSPERIEWLILKFEGQLRRNTGRNAPLDPEIQVLTALRYFASGSFLKVVADTMGISKASASRCVHSFTQCLKSIAGEWIIFPTSREEVNETMTKFYSIGAFPKVMGAIDGTLIPIRAPAKEEHLYVCHKGFHAINVMAVCDAEMRFTNIVAKWHGSVHDSAIFNGSALQIHMETKQQEGWLLGDRGYALQSYLMTPLNPDKVSSAAEEMYQRSHTRTRNVIERSFGLLKQRFRCLDFSGGTMQFSPCRCCDIIVAIVVLHNMCIHDNTQLPDGLDVTQLNGSDDRPMYSAQNCDESGVAKRQKLIQEVFSQM, via the exons ATGAGAAGATGCGAGGTAATTGAACGTTTTAGATTGTCACCTGAGAGAATTGAGTGGCTTATTTTGAAGTTTGAAGGACAATTGAGGCGCAACACCGGGCGAAATGCTCCGCTAGATCCGGAGATTCAG GTCCTGACAGCATTACGTTACTTTGCGAGTGGAAGTTTCTTGAAAGTCGTCGCAGACACTATGGGGATTTCCAAGGCTAGTGCCAGTCGCTGTGTTCACTCCTTTACCCAGTGTTTAAAGAGTATTGCTGGCGAATGGATTATCTTTCCCACATCAAGAGAAGAAGTGAAT GAAACTATGACGAAATTTTACTCGATTGGAGCTTTCCCCAAGGTTATGGGGGCGATCGATGGCACGCTCATCCCAATCCGTGCACCGGCAAAAGAGGAACACCTTTATGTTTGTCATAAGGGATTTCATGCCATCAACGTGATGGCAGTCTGTGATGCAGAAATGCGGTTCACAAACATTGTGGCCAAGTGGCATGGCTCAGTCCATGACTCAGCCATCTTCAACGGGAGCGCTCTGCAGATCCACATGGAAACGAAACAGCAGGAAGGATGGTTGCTTGGGGACAGAGGATACGCCCTACAGAGCTACCTTATGACCCCCTTAAACCCTGACAAAGTGTCGAGTGCAGcagaagaaatgtaccaaaggaGCCACACGAGAACAAGGAATGTGATAGAACGATCATTTGGCctcttgaaacaaaggtttCGATGCCTTGATTTCTCTGGAGGGACGATGCAGTTCTCCCCATGCCGCTGTTGCGACATAATTGTTGCGATAGTGGTATTGCATAACATGTGTATCCATGACAACACCCAGCTGCCAGATGGGCTTGATGTTACACAGCTTAATGGCAGTGATGACAGGCCTATGTATTCTGCACAAAACTGTGATGAATCAGGTGTTGCCAAAAGGCAAAAACTTATCCAAGAAGTGTTTTCTCAAATGTAA